A part of Odontesthes bonariensis isolate fOdoBon6 chromosome 23, fOdoBon6.hap1, whole genome shotgun sequence genomic DNA contains:
- the lrrc18b gene encoding uncharacterized protein lrrc18b produces the protein MAKGKKTSGQSKTKKLTLKTVQNCVELTLDGKRRLDLSFKGIDAVPKSVQKLCDLNEVDLSRNLIRKIPDFIDHFTHITVLDLHSNYLEELPVKIGRLQSLLVLNLCNNRLTSLPDELGLLKNLQTLNLGLNQLEALPASTGLLKELRHIGLSDNRFTRYPGCLLKLDKLERVNLDRNPILTEQTSSLMMMESFYLVKESALCDDCLYKCQTERKRMENAENGEEYNLLVLR, from the exons ATGGCCAAGGGAAAGAAGACCAGCGGACAGTCAAAGACTAAGAAGCTCACCTTAAAGACGGTGCAGAACTGCGTGGAACTGACGCTGGACGGGAAGCGGCGACTGGACCTCAGTTTCAAAGGCATCGACGCGGTGCCAAAGAGCGTCCAGAAGCTCTGTGACCTGAATGAAGTGGACCTGAGCAGGAACCTCATCAGAAAGATCCCAGATTTCATCGATCACTTCACTCACATCACTGTGTTGGATCTGCACAGCAATTAT TTGGAGGAGCTCCCCGTGAAGATCGGCCGCCTCCAGAGCCTGTTGGTTTTAAACCTGTGCAACAACCGTCTGACAAGCCTTCCCGATGAGCTCGGCCTGCTGAAGAACCTCCAAACCTTGAACCTGGGACTCAACCAGCTCGAAGCTCTTCCAGCATCCACTGGTCTATTAAAAGAGCTCCGCCACATTGGCCTCTCTGACAACCGATTCACCCGCTACCCCGGCTGCCTCTTGAAGTTGGACAAACTGGAGAGGGTCAACCTGGACAGGAACCCCATTCTTACTGAGCAGACGAGCTCACTTATGATGATGGAGAGTTTTTACCTGGTCAAAGAAAGTGCTCTGTGTGACGACTGTCTGTATAAGTGCCAAACTGAGAGGAAGAGGATGGAGAATGCAGAGAACGGGGAAGAGTATAATTTACTGGTATTGCGCTAG